Proteins encoded in a region of the Antedon mediterranea chromosome 2, ecAntMedi1.1, whole genome shotgun sequence genome:
- the LOC140039314 gene encoding alpha-N-acetylneuraminate alpha-2,8-sialyltransferase ST8SIA3-like, protein MTQLLCFKTSKSTPKQKMLNQLFGALILGVVSLAIFCSTIHLRGYPPKIKQASRKQGHRTKLRLSNYITAEKWGMINKTIYSAYTKNKRCFFLCEPNDNTNCYDAEETILVYKDDVKARDMRFMQEIRPRLNQRTYLEEQAYGSLDGVHCNISIYYPHLTTIPQSKTCAIVGASGQLINSGCGPQIDSHDFVIRGNLAPIANYTNDVGNKVNVTGINFKKLETIYQNLMNKEVKDPDHKATIENIRYLNDSILWFTKATTARHAAEKLKEVSALLKNYYNLPIHMAYIMRSASVERRYHLKPGKYASTGMNIFSFARTFCKNITLYGFYPFDENHHSTPIWRHYFENATFDFQGKQHDMVHEFTKLTAMHLRGDVTMMVNNLSLHKRIRYLSMLKHGDLKGYKSLWFHPPSNKKSQLPLREILHIELAEFVT, encoded by the exons ATGACGCAGTTATTATGTTTCAAAACGAGTAAAAGCACACCAAAACAAAAGATGTTGAACCAGTTATTTGGAGCACTTATATTGGGTGTTGTCTCTCTGGCGATATTCTGTTCCACTATACATCTGAGAGGGTACCCGCCAAAGATTAAACAAGCCTCGAGGAAACAGGGACATCGCACCAAGCTTCGATTGTCAAATTACATAACTGCAGAAAAATGGGGAATGATCAACAA AACGATATACTCGGCttacacaaaaaataaaagatgtttCTTTCTTTGTGAACC GAATGATAACACAAACTGCTATGATGCTGAAGAAACGATCCTAGTGTACAAAGACGACGTAAAAGCAAGAGACATGCGTTTTATGCAGGAAATTCGACCGCGTTTAAACCAGCGAACATACCTGGAGGAACAGGCATACGGCTCTCTTGACGGAGTACATTGTAATATCAGTATTTATTATCCACACCTTACTACAATACCACAGAGCAAAACATGCGCTATAGTTGGGGCAAGCGGGCAACTAATCAATAGCGGTTGTGGTCCACAGATTGACTCTCATGATTTTGTTATTAGGGGCAATCTGGCACCCATTGCCAACTACACAAACGATGTTGGCAATAAAGTAAACGTAACTGGGATTAACTTTAAGAAGTTGGAAACGATTTATCAGAATCTGATGAACAAAGAGGTAAAAGATCCTGACCATAAGGCTACGATAGAGAACATTCGCTATTTGAACGACAGCATACTGTGGTTTACTAAAGCAACGACGGCCCGACATGCTGCGGAAAAGTTAAAAGAAGTCTCTGCATTGTTAAAGAACTATTATAATTTGCCGATACACATGGCATATATAATGCGATCGGCGTCGGTTGAAAG GCGTTACCATTTGAAGCCGGGAAAATACGCAAGTACCGGAATGAACATATTTTCTTTCGCTAgaacgttttgtaaaaatataactttatacGGGTTTTACCCTTTTGACGAAAACCACCATAGCACACCGATATGGCGACATTATTTTGAGAATGCGACGTTTGATTTCCAAGGCAAACAACACGATATGGTCCACGAATTCACAAAACTAACTGCAATGCATTTACGTGGAGATGTGACAATG ATGGTTAATAACTTATCACTTCACAAACGTATACGTTATCTCTCTATGTTGAAACATGGTGATCTTAAAGGATACAAAAGTTTGTGGTTTCATCCACcatcaaataaaaaaagtcaaCTTCCATTGCGAGAAA ttTTACACATTGAATTGGCTGAATTTGTTACATGA